The Exiguobacterium aurantiacum DSM 6208 genome includes a window with the following:
- a CDS encoding IS1182 family transposase: MMPDLPNMPPSPYTALYDLLIPADDELRLIHDLVPFDFITEMLEDTYCHDNGWMAVHPVRMFKYLFLKAHSNLSDVDLVRRARTDLAYKYFLDLAPEDDVINPSSLTKFRRQRMDDDELLDELIAHTVQVAKGMGLLKSRTLIVDATHSRARYGQKPIGQAIIEEAKRLRHACYKETENAKGRFPEKVDESNIDQLLTYALGVAETVESGMPELMAREHIRDRVNRVRELAEDAHVELQVSKDSDARTGHKSADSSFFGYKHHLAMTEEGIITAVIVTSGEASDGHQLGRLVQKSHRAGAEFDHIVGDSAYSSRDNLIYAASQGCKLVAPLNPQVYSPSPNRVEGFTYNKDAERYVCPAGHMAVRKTRGGRKNAGTNPVESHFFDIELCKRCPLRKGCYKDGAKSKSYSVSLKSREHSDQLDYEQTDDFKEHRRKRFAIEAKNSQLKNTQGLARNKTSDLKGMTLQSAMAIIAVNLKRIISLHKEKTG; this comes from the coding sequence ATGATGCCTGACCTGCCGAATATGCCGCCGAGCCCGTATACGGCCCTCTATGATCTGTTGATTCCGGCCGATGACGAGCTGCGGCTCATTCACGACCTCGTCCCGTTCGATTTCATCACGGAGATGCTTGAAGATACGTATTGCCATGACAACGGGTGGATGGCCGTCCATCCTGTTCGGATGTTCAAGTATCTGTTCCTGAAGGCGCACTCGAACCTGTCCGACGTCGACCTCGTCAGACGGGCGAGGACCGACCTCGCATACAAATATTTTCTGGACCTCGCACCGGAGGATGACGTCATCAACCCCTCCTCGCTCACAAAGTTCCGCCGTCAGCGCATGGACGACGACGAGCTGCTTGACGAGCTGATCGCACACACGGTTCAGGTCGCGAAAGGGATGGGGCTGCTCAAATCACGGACATTGATTGTCGACGCGACCCATTCCCGTGCCCGGTACGGGCAAAAACCGATCGGGCAGGCGATCATCGAAGAGGCGAAGAGACTCCGCCATGCGTGCTACAAGGAAACCGAAAACGCGAAAGGTCGCTTCCCGGAGAAGGTGGACGAGTCAAACATCGACCAGCTTCTGACGTATGCGCTTGGAGTCGCGGAGACCGTCGAGAGCGGAATGCCGGAACTGATGGCACGCGAACATATCCGAGACCGGGTGAACCGGGTCCGCGAGCTCGCCGAGGATGCGCACGTCGAACTTCAAGTCTCCAAGGATTCTGATGCCCGGACCGGGCATAAGAGCGCCGACTCATCCTTCTTCGGTTACAAGCATCATCTCGCAATGACGGAGGAGGGCATCATCACGGCCGTCATCGTCACATCCGGCGAAGCATCGGACGGTCATCAGCTGGGAAGGCTCGTCCAGAAGAGTCATCGGGCAGGGGCCGAGTTCGACCATATCGTGGGCGACTCGGCCTATTCGAGCCGGGACAACCTGATTTATGCCGCCTCACAGGGGTGCAAGCTCGTCGCGCCGTTGAACCCGCAAGTCTACTCGCCATCACCGAATCGCGTGGAGGGCTTCACCTACAACAAGGATGCCGAAAGGTATGTCTGCCCCGCCGGGCACATGGCCGTCCGCAAGACACGGGGCGGGCGAAAGAATGCCGGGACGAACCCTGTCGAGAGCCATTTCTTCGACATCGAACTGTGCAAGCGGTGTCCGTTGCGAAAAGGGTGTTACAAAGACGGGGCCAAATCGAAGTCCTACAGCGTGTCATTGAAATCACGGGAGCACAGTGACCAGCTCGACTATGAGCAAACTGACGACTTCAAGGAGCATCGTCGGAAACGCTTCGCCATCGAGGCGAAGAACAGTCAACTGAAGAACACGCAAGGCCTGGCGCGCAACAAGACGTCAGACCTGAAAGGCATGACGTTACAGAGCGCGATGGCCATCATCGCGGTCAACCTGAAGCGGATAATCAGCCTCCATAAAGAAAAAACAGGATAA
- a CDS encoding dihydrolipoyl dehydrogenase family protein gives MKDYQLIVIGGGAAGMTVAAGAANLGAKVALVEKKKHLGGDCLHVGCIPSKALIAASKETSSMMQAARVLGTEFDGREHYQTTKARIDRAREIIQEHDGTERFTKLGVDVYIGEASFQSPYELKVGDDLLIGKKFVIATGSKPTVPPIDGLDTVSYLTNEDVFHEETLPESIIIIGAGTIGLELAQSFARLGSQVTVLEALDTFLPKEDESVQTLLRTQLEMAMRLKIGVDVKQVSEVNGKIRVDAEIDGETVHYEADKLLMATGRKPRIDALRLDRAHVHVKDGYVDVSSTYRTSQPHIFAIGDTINTLPFTHAAGEEGKAVVANALFGLWNKVDYKKMPWITFTDPEVFHVGLTEAEARKQYGEDVDIFEAKLSEVDRFVADRQETGFVKIITRKNGKIIGGHAVGMTAGDWMQIVVYAMQRGDKIGKLSRMIYPYPSRSEAVKKAADLYWRKRLFNSPLTELARKYFEWTR, from the coding sequence ATGAAGGATTATCAGTTGATTGTCATCGGGGGAGGCGCGGCCGGCATGACGGTCGCGGCCGGAGCCGCCAACCTTGGCGCGAAAGTCGCACTCGTCGAGAAGAAAAAGCATCTCGGCGGGGATTGCCTTCACGTCGGATGTATCCCGTCTAAGGCGCTCATCGCCGCTTCAAAAGAAACGAGCTCGATGATGCAGGCCGCTCGTGTACTCGGCACCGAGTTTGACGGGCGCGAGCACTATCAGACAACGAAAGCACGGATCGACCGGGCCCGCGAGATCATCCAAGAGCACGACGGTACGGAGCGCTTCACAAAATTAGGCGTCGACGTCTATATCGGGGAAGCATCGTTCCAAAGCCCTTACGAATTAAAAGTCGGGGACGATCTCTTGATCGGGAAGAAGTTCGTCATCGCGACAGGTTCGAAACCGACGGTCCCGCCGATTGACGGGCTCGACACGGTATCGTATTTAACGAACGAAGACGTCTTCCATGAGGAGACGCTACCGGAAAGTATCATCATTATCGGCGCCGGCACGATTGGTCTCGAACTCGCCCAATCGTTCGCACGTCTCGGCAGCCAAGTAACAGTACTCGAGGCGCTCGATACGTTCTTGCCGAAAGAAGACGAGTCGGTGCAGACGCTTTTACGCACGCAACTCGAGATGGCGATGCGCCTGAAAATTGGGGTGGACGTCAAACAAGTTTCAGAGGTGAACGGAAAGATTCGCGTCGACGCTGAAATCGATGGGGAGACCGTCCACTACGAGGCGGATAAACTGCTCATGGCAACGGGAAGAAAACCGCGTATCGATGCGCTTCGACTTGATCGGGCCCACGTCCACGTCAAAGATGGCTATGTCGACGTCTCTTCGACGTACCGGACGTCACAACCCCACATCTTTGCGATCGGGGATACGATCAACACGCTCCCGTTCACGCATGCGGCCGGTGAAGAAGGCAAAGCGGTCGTCGCGAACGCCTTGTTCGGCCTGTGGAACAAAGTTGATTATAAGAAGATGCCATGGATTACTTTCACGGACCCGGAAGTGTTTCATGTCGGCTTGACCGAGGCCGAGGCGCGGAAGCAGTACGGTGAAGACGTCGACATCTTTGAAGCGAAGCTGTCGGAAGTCGACCGGTTTGTCGCTGACCGACAAGAGACCGGTTTCGTCAAAATCATCACACGGAAGAACGGCAAAATCATCGGGGGACATGCGGTCGGGATGACGGCGGGCGATTGGATGCAAATCGTCGTCTACGCGATGCAACGCGGCGATAAGATTGGGAAGTTATCGCGCATGATCTACCCGTACCCGTCTCGAAGTGAAGCCGTCAAAAAAGCGGCCGACCTTTACTGGCGCAAACGTCTGTTCAACAGCCCGCTCACAGAACTAGCACGCAAGTATTTTGAATGGACACGATGA
- a CDS encoding DUF1499 domain-containing protein yields the protein MATKSLKPIKGTPNAVSTQTSITALKMDPLPYGHDRAHTIETMKMVMGQMPRTELVEETSDMLRYVVSTRVMRFKDDVEFLFDDETRQIEFRSAARLGHSDFGVNRRRMEDVSERYRRLMK from the coding sequence GTGGCGACGAAATCATTGAAACCGATCAAAGGAACACCGAACGCTGTATCGACCCAAACGTCGATCACGGCGCTCAAGATGGATCCGCTCCCGTATGGACACGACCGTGCCCATACGATCGAGACGATGAAAATGGTCATGGGTCAGATGCCTCGGACCGAACTTGTCGAGGAAACGAGCGACATGCTTCGTTATGTCGTCTCGACGAGAGTGATGCGTTTTAAAGACGACGTCGAATTTTTATTTGACGATGAGACAAGACAAATTGAGTTTCGTTCGGCCGCACGACTCGGACATTCCGATTTTGGTGTGAACCGGAGACGGATGGAAGATGTGAGTGAACGATATCGGAGGTTGATGAAATGA
- a CDS encoding sensor histidine kinase translates to MKQQLVIRIMIVMTLVLILLVSVLSYGTYRYYYEYESEALLSHATTSAYLYPQAQVGFETPSAFSVLVRTFGYPGTDLTIVNRFGEIVKTTGQRDYQALFSERQLEQLARGESVVQDYDVKDEHFLSVTSPIMTGETSELAISFTRPLEDLDTLIREIWMAVILIGVLIWLLALYAVIRIADRFVRPIRDIIETADEMAQGDFDVEVYSNEKHELGALARTLTYLGAKVQQHQSTRNEFLSNVSHELRTPLTSIKGWTETIRGGNEKLSEETELGLGIIHSETERMIGLVEQLLDYTKIEESRLVLYRQELDLVSLLRKVSVQLKQSLEDKQITLVERYPQKSIGLFDENRLKQVFLNLLENAIRFSPDGGTLTVRFVQSERVAFISIIDEGPGISKEHLQRITEMFYQAQVTKGSSGLGLAIAKELIEAHEGKLVIESEVGQGTTVTVLLPLDPSELH, encoded by the coding sequence ATGAAGCAACAGCTCGTCATCCGCATCATGATTGTTATGACGCTCGTTTTGATTCTACTCGTGAGCGTACTATCTTACGGGACGTATCGCTATTACTATGAATATGAATCTGAAGCACTTCTCAGCCATGCGACGACGAGTGCGTACTTGTATCCGCAGGCGCAAGTCGGATTCGAGACCCCGAGCGCGTTCTCTGTTCTCGTGCGGACGTTCGGCTACCCGGGAACGGATTTGACGATCGTCAATCGTTTCGGTGAGATTGTGAAGACGACCGGGCAACGCGACTATCAGGCGCTGTTCAGTGAACGGCAACTCGAGCAACTTGCAAGAGGGGAGTCCGTCGTCCAAGACTATGACGTCAAGGATGAACACTTCCTGTCCGTGACGAGTCCGATCATGACCGGTGAGACGAGCGAACTTGCCATCAGTTTCACTCGGCCGTTAGAAGACTTGGATACACTCATCCGGGAAATATGGATGGCGGTCATCTTGATTGGTGTCCTCATCTGGTTGCTTGCGCTCTATGCGGTCATCCGCATCGCCGACCGTTTCGTCCGTCCGATTCGTGACATCATCGAGACGGCAGATGAGATGGCGCAAGGAGACTTCGACGTGGAAGTGTATTCGAATGAAAAACATGAACTCGGCGCGCTCGCCCGGACGCTGACGTATTTAGGGGCGAAAGTCCAACAGCATCAATCGACACGGAACGAATTTTTATCGAACGTGTCACATGAGCTTAGAACACCGTTGACATCCATTAAAGGATGGACCGAGACGATTCGAGGCGGGAATGAGAAATTGTCAGAAGAGACTGAGCTTGGCCTCGGGATCATCCATTCCGAGACCGAGCGGATGATCGGCCTCGTCGAACAGCTTCTCGATTATACAAAAATCGAGGAGAGCCGGCTTGTGTTATACCGCCAAGAGCTCGATCTCGTCTCATTGCTGCGAAAAGTATCAGTGCAATTGAAGCAGTCGCTCGAAGATAAACAGATCACGTTGGTCGAACGCTATCCCCAAAAATCGATCGGTCTGTTCGATGAGAACCGTTTGAAGCAAGTTTTTCTGAACTTGCTTGAGAATGCGATTCGATTTTCTCCAGATGGGGGAACGTTGACGGTTCGATTCGTCCAGTCGGAACGTGTCGCCTTCATCTCGATTATCGACGAGGGGCCAGGTATCTCGAAGGAACATTTACAGCGCATCACCGAGATGTTCTACCAGGCACAAGTGACGAAAGGGAGCAGCGGGTTAGGGCTCGCCATCGCCAAGGAATTGATTGAAGCGCACGAAGGGAAGCTCGTCATTGAAAGTGAGGTCGGCCAAGGGACGACGGTGACCGTTCTTCTGCCGCTCGACCCGAGCGAATTACATTAA
- a CDS encoding response regulator transcription factor, with amino-acid sequence MNRILVAEDEHAIRSFIIVNLKRAGFDVFEASNGREAVTAFDRQPFDVVLLDVMMPEMDGFEACAAIRDLDENVGIIMLTARTLEEDKIEGLGRGADDYIAKPFSPGELVARIQALLRRVEKVKRKEKKRLKSGPFAIDLAAKQVTKYGQPIDLTPTEYDLICHLVQNEEVVLSRDALLDAVWGVNYFGDRKTVDVNIRRLRQKIEDDPSHPAFIETLWGHGYKWRRHDG; translated from the coding sequence ATGAATCGGATATTAGTAGCCGAAGATGAGCATGCGATTCGCAGCTTCATCATCGTAAATTTAAAGCGCGCCGGGTTTGATGTCTTTGAGGCGTCGAATGGGCGCGAAGCCGTCACGGCGTTTGACCGTCAACCGTTCGATGTCGTCTTGCTCGACGTCATGATGCCGGAGATGGATGGGTTTGAGGCATGTGCGGCCATCCGCGATTTAGATGAGAATGTCGGCATCATCATGTTGACGGCCCGGACACTTGAAGAAGATAAAATTGAAGGACTCGGGAGAGGGGCAGACGATTATATTGCCAAGCCGTTCAGCCCGGGTGAACTTGTCGCTCGGATTCAAGCGCTGCTCCGTCGTGTTGAAAAAGTGAAGCGCAAAGAGAAGAAACGCTTGAAATCGGGACCGTTCGCCATTGACTTGGCAGCGAAGCAAGTAACGAAATATGGCCAACCGATCGATTTGACACCAACCGAGTACGACTTGATTTGCCATCTCGTCCAAAACGAGGAAGTCGTCTTGTCGCGCGACGCTTTATTAGACGCGGTGTGGGGCGTCAATTACTTCGGCGACCGGAAGACGGTCGACGTCAACATACGGCGGTTGCGACAAAAGATTGAAGACGACCCGAGCCATCCGGCGTTCATTGAGACGCTGTGGGGACATGGGTATAAGTGGCGGAGACATGACGGATGA
- a CDS encoding Cof-type HAD-IIB family hydrolase translates to MSYKMIVLDMDDTLLTSDHTISPKTKAALLDAQERGHKVVLASGRPTYAMWEAARELELAKYGSFILSFNGASIIDCETDEEIFSSTLTPETVAYLHDISVREEIAIHTYIGNEIVTDQPNPYTDIEGELTGMPVVHVNDFKETVTSPVVKCLMLADGDTLAPIETKLQVELEGELAVARSKPFFLEFTEAGVTKGTSLAFLAKHVGIEQAHVIACGDGNNDLTMIEWAGLGVAMGNANATVKGKADFITKSNNEDGIAHVIETFMSDVLIDQ, encoded by the coding sequence ATGAGTTATAAAATGATTGTGTTAGATATGGACGATACGTTGTTGACGAGTGACCATACGATTTCCCCGAAGACGAAGGCTGCGCTTCTTGACGCCCAAGAGCGCGGGCATAAAGTCGTCCTCGCGAGCGGTCGCCCGACATATGCGATGTGGGAAGCTGCCCGTGAACTCGAGCTCGCCAAGTACGGAAGCTTCATCTTATCATTTAACGGTGCTTCCATTATCGATTGTGAGACAGATGAAGAAATCTTCTCGAGCACACTGACGCCCGAGACGGTCGCATACCTCCATGATATCAGTGTCCGGGAGGAAATCGCGATTCATACGTACATCGGTAACGAAATCGTAACCGATCAGCCGAACCCATATACCGATATCGAAGGCGAATTGACAGGCATGCCGGTCGTCCATGTCAATGACTTCAAAGAGACGGTGACGAGTCCGGTCGTCAAATGCCTCATGCTCGCTGACGGGGATACGCTTGCCCCGATCGAGACGAAATTGCAAGTCGAGCTTGAAGGCGAGCTCGCCGTCGCCCGTTCGAAGCCGTTCTTCCTCGAGTTCACCGAGGCCGGTGTGACGAAAGGGACGAGCCTTGCGTTCTTGGCCAAGCACGTCGGTATCGAGCAAGCACATGTCATCGCCTGCGGCGACGGCAACAACGACTTGACGATGATTGAATGGGCCGGTCTTGGTGTCGCGATGGGCAACGCCAATGCGACGGTCAAAGGAAAAGCCGATTTCATCACAAAATCAAATAACGAGGATGGCATCGCGCATGTCATCGAAACGTTCATGAGTGATGTGCTCATTGATCAGTAA
- a CDS encoding alpha/beta hydrolase has product MNKGLKRAGLGLVGTAVAGAAYVFLSPKPTSRLVKTSFSGGNEVAMKGFDEVVQKTSVRKDIDYHSAYDNGTFDLIRYEGDNQVPTIFWVHGGSFVGGDKADVFKYATSIASNGYNVVSINYALAPDVTYPVPLQQIEEAYAYIVENNDRFRLDLDRVFFAGDSNGAQLVAQFIGIQLNENYAPSADVHQVVPKESILGAILFSGPYDLKRTIVESSKAVNRFLFKRIGWAYFGTYNWENLPVVSEASPLVNVPATFVPTFITDGNTGSFETQAKEFATILSGRTDVTRVFYDQAEHELGHGYHFEMDKPAASATYRRLIAFLRETSATRSL; this is encoded by the coding sequence ATGAATAAAGGATTGAAACGAGCGGGACTCGGACTCGTCGGGACGGCCGTCGCCGGAGCCGCGTACGTGTTCTTGTCCCCGAAACCGACGTCCCGCCTCGTCAAAACCTCATTTTCCGGTGGGAACGAAGTCGCGATGAAAGGATTTGACGAAGTCGTTCAAAAGACGTCGGTCCGTAAAGATATCGACTATCATTCTGCCTATGACAACGGCACGTTTGACTTGATTCGCTACGAAGGAGACAATCAAGTGCCAACCATCTTTTGGGTGCACGGCGGCTCGTTCGTCGGTGGAGACAAAGCAGACGTGTTCAAATATGCCACATCGATCGCGAGCAACGGCTACAACGTCGTCAGCATCAACTACGCGCTCGCGCCGGACGTGACGTATCCCGTCCCGCTCCAACAAATCGAAGAGGCGTACGCGTATATCGTCGAGAACAACGACCGCTTCCGGCTCGACCTCGACCGCGTCTTCTTCGCCGGGGACTCGAACGGAGCCCAACTCGTCGCCCAATTCATTGGCATTCAACTGAACGAGAACTACGCCCCGTCAGCTGACGTGCATCAAGTCGTCCCGAAAGAGTCGATCCTCGGTGCGATTCTCTTCTCCGGCCCGTATGATTTGAAACGGACGATTGTCGAGTCTTCGAAAGCGGTCAACCGCTTCTTGTTCAAGCGCATCGGTTGGGCGTACTTCGGGACGTATAATTGGGAGAACCTCCCTGTCGTCTCCGAGGCGTCCCCGCTCGTCAATGTTCCGGCGACGTTCGTGCCGACATTCATTACGGATGGCAACACCGGCTCGTTCGAGACACAAGCGAAAGAATTCGCGACAATCTTGTCGGGTCGCACTGATGTGACGCGTGTCTTTTATGACCAAGCCGAACATGAGCTCGGCCACGGCTATCATTTCGAGATGGACAAGCCGGCCGCGAGCGCGACATACCGCCGACTCATTGCGTTTTTACGTGAGACGTCTGCCACTCGATCACTTTGA
- a CDS encoding aromatic amino acid hydroxylase produces the protein MLTQLIPRHLAPHISPQFYDEYTPTDHAVWRFVLRLNLHTLEGKAHPFYIEGLKKTGMGPERLPNVEAMTEEMRSAGWSTVAVDGLIPGVAFFDFQGNGMLPVATDIRKVENILYSPAPDIIHEAAGHAPMLMDPDFSNIVKRFGQLGAKAFMNREEHASFAALKRLTVVKENANSTDEEVAAAEAAVHAAKAQVTGFSEAQQVARIFWWTVEFGLIGDVDNPLIYGAGLLSSVGESRHCLTDAVTKHPFNLEHALETKQDVTNMQRELFVIPDFDALTEALDELESRMAVHQGGVASIEKALASGSQATVRLEDGTDRVGVVRHLTRSGGRALVQWNDCVKVDNGQLTNLENHGLLILDGPIQDVLATAAIRLDGQVVNETADELRLENVVIELEGRRIELATLEVRQDSIPSVFPGTDVEELVLIEKPVVVERDARVWTNDDPMFNRVRNLREQGASIDELVPTILEEHADAWLLQIECLELVESETLKQALIERLQQLRATSPSRNELIGRAFGLLNV, from the coding sequence ATGTTGACACAACTCATCCCACGCCACTTGGCCCCACATATCTCACCGCAATTCTACGACGAGTACACGCCGACCGATCATGCCGTCTGGCGCTTCGTCTTACGGCTCAACTTGCACACGCTTGAAGGAAAGGCCCATCCGTTTTACATCGAAGGGTTGAAGAAGACAGGAATGGGCCCGGAGCGCTTGCCGAACGTCGAGGCGATGACCGAAGAGATGCGTTCGGCCGGTTGGTCGACGGTCGCCGTCGATGGACTGATTCCAGGCGTTGCTTTCTTCGATTTCCAAGGGAACGGTATGCTCCCGGTCGCGACCGACATCCGGAAAGTCGAAAACATCTTATACAGCCCGGCACCGGACATCATCCACGAAGCGGCCGGTCACGCGCCGATGTTGATGGACCCTGATTTCTCAAACATCGTCAAACGGTTCGGACAGCTCGGGGCGAAAGCGTTCATGAACCGTGAGGAACACGCCTCGTTCGCGGCGTTAAAGCGATTGACCGTCGTGAAAGAGAACGCCAACTCGACGGACGAAGAGGTCGCTGCGGCTGAAGCGGCCGTCCATGCGGCGAAAGCGCAAGTGACCGGATTCTCGGAAGCGCAGCAAGTGGCTCGTATCTTTTGGTGGACGGTCGAGTTCGGTCTCATCGGTGACGTCGACAACCCGCTCATTTACGGAGCCGGGCTGTTGTCATCAGTCGGCGAGAGCCGGCACTGTTTGACCGACGCGGTCACGAAACACCCGTTCAACTTGGAGCACGCGCTTGAGACGAAGCAAGACGTGACGAATATGCAACGCGAACTGTTCGTCATACCGGACTTTGATGCCTTGACCGAGGCGCTTGACGAGCTCGAGAGCCGTATGGCCGTGCATCAGGGCGGCGTCGCCTCAATCGAGAAGGCGCTCGCCTCGGGCAGCCAGGCGACCGTCCGTCTCGAGGACGGGACGGACCGGGTCGGCGTCGTCCGTCATTTGACCCGGAGCGGAGGACGCGCGCTCGTCCAATGGAACGACTGCGTGAAAGTCGACAACGGACAATTAACGAACCTCGAGAACCACGGTTTGCTCATTCTCGACGGCCCGATTCAAGACGTGTTGGCGACGGCAGCGATTCGACTCGATGGACAGGTCGTCAACGAGACGGCAGACGAGTTGCGTTTAGAAAATGTCGTCATTGAGCTGGAAGGGCGCCGGATCGAACTGGCGACACTTGAAGTCCGTCAAGATTCGATCCCATCGGTCTTCCCGGGTACCGATGTCGAGGAGCTCGTTCTCATCGAGAAACCGGTCGTCGTCGAGCGGGACGCTCGCGTTTGGACGAATGACGACCCAATGTTCAACCGTGTCCGTAACTTGCGCGAACAAGGAGCCTCCATCGATGAGCTCGTCCCGACGATCCTCGAAGAGCACGCGGACGCCTGGTTGCTTCAAATCGAGTGTCTCGAACTCGTCGAATCCGAGACGTTGAAGCAGGCGTTGATTGAACGGCTCCAACAGTTACGTGCGACATCCCCGTCACGGAACGAACTGATCGGACGGGCGTTCGGACTTTTGAACGTCTGA
- a CDS encoding uracil-DNA glycosylase: protein MGEQLSDRLLGDWSDMIESEMGRPYFNELATFIDEAYATSTVYPARQDIWNAFVYTKLKDVKCVILGQDPYHGPNQAHGLSFSVQDGVRFPPSLRNIFQELQDDIGCDMPTSGNLEKWARQGVLLLNTALTVEAGKAASHRGKGWETFTDAVIEELGKREEPIVFILWGNDAKKKQRLIGDHHTILTSVHPSPLSAHRGFFGSKPFSQVNMKLSEWGVEEIDWCL from the coding sequence ATGGGAGAACAGTTATCTGACCGCTTGCTCGGCGATTGGAGCGATATGATCGAGAGCGAGATGGGACGACCGTACTTCAATGAGTTGGCCACGTTTATCGATGAGGCGTACGCGACCTCGACCGTATATCCGGCTCGACAAGATATTTGGAACGCGTTCGTCTATACGAAATTGAAAGACGTCAAATGTGTCATTCTCGGACAAGACCCGTATCATGGACCGAATCAAGCGCATGGACTCAGCTTTTCCGTCCAAGACGGTGTGCGTTTCCCGCCGTCGCTTCGTAATATTTTTCAAGAGTTACAAGACGATATCGGCTGTGACATGCCGACGAGCGGCAATCTTGAGAAGTGGGCCCGCCAAGGCGTGCTGCTGCTCAACACGGCACTGACGGTCGAAGCAGGAAAAGCCGCCTCACACCGTGGGAAAGGGTGGGAGACGTTCACCGACGCTGTCATCGAGGAGCTAGGGAAACGTGAGGAGCCGATTGTGTTTATTTTATGGGGCAACGACGCGAAGAAGAAGCAACGGCTCATCGGTGACCACCACACTATCTTGACATCGGTCCACCCGAGCCCGCTCTCGGCGCATAGGGGATTTTTCGGCTCAAAGCCATTCTCGCAAGTGAATATGAAGCTCAGTGAATGGGGCGTCGAAGAAATCGATTGGTGTTTATAA
- a CDS encoding FMN-dependent NADH-azoreductase has protein sequence MKKVLYVSANPKPTELSYSKQVAETFMTTLKEENASLDIEAIELYDVDVQEIDGDVLSAWGKFASGEALTDVEAAKVATMNGMLEKFMAADVYVFATPMWNFFFPARMKMFLDSVLTAGKTFRYTEQGPVGLLENKQAIHIQGTGGIYTGTDLNFADAYLRQALAFVGVTDVTTLAVEGMNQFPDKIEEIVADAKAKAETLAKEVAGAVTV, from the coding sequence ATGAAAAAAGTACTTTACGTATCTGCAAACCCGAAACCGACTGAATTGTCATACAGCAAACAAGTTGCTGAGACGTTCATGACGACGCTCAAAGAAGAGAACGCGTCACTCGACATCGAAGCGATCGAGCTATACGACGTCGATGTCCAAGAAATCGATGGCGATGTCCTTAGCGCATGGGGCAAATTCGCTTCAGGCGAAGCACTTACTGACGTCGAAGCGGCTAAAGTTGCGACGATGAACGGTATGCTCGAGAAGTTCATGGCAGCGGACGTGTACGTGTTCGCGACACCGATGTGGAACTTCTTCTTCCCGGCGCGCATGAAAATGTTCCTCGACAGCGTATTGACTGCTGGTAAGACGTTCCGTTACACAGAGCAAGGGCCGGTCGGTCTTCTCGAGAACAAACAAGCGATCCACATCCAAGGAACAGGCGGCATCTACACAGGCACAGACCTCAACTTTGCTGACGCTTACCTTCGTCAAGCGCTCGCGTTCGTCGGTGTGACAGACGTGACGACGCTTGCGGTTGAAGGGATGAACCAATTCCCTGACAAGATTGAAGAAATCGTCGCTGACGCGAAAGCGAAAGCAGAAACGCTCGCGAAAGAAGTCGCAGGCGCGGTAACTGTATAA
- a CDS encoding MarR family winged helix-turn-helix transcriptional regulator, which yields MIESLELKAWVVLARTMDAISDRVKEDLRRHQLNSTEFGVLSVLYKRGDTPLQQIGDQILITSGSVTYVIDKLEKRGLIERVACPSDRRVTYASLTETGKQLMDVVYPEHIEIFKDIYGPLSEAETETLIELLKRVGYNAAGK from the coding sequence ATGATTGAATCGCTTGAGTTGAAGGCATGGGTCGTCTTGGCACGGACGATGGACGCGATCAGTGACCGTGTGAAAGAAGATCTTCGACGCCACCAATTGAATTCAACAGAGTTCGGTGTTTTATCCGTGTTGTACAAACGAGGGGATACCCCGTTGCAACAAATCGGAGATCAAATTTTGATTACGAGCGGCAGTGTGACGTACGTAATCGATAAGCTCGAGAAACGGGGGCTCATCGAGCGTGTCGCTTGTCCGTCAGACCGACGCGTCACGTACGCCTCGTTGACGGAAACAGGTAAACAGTTGATGGACGTCGTCTACCCGGAACACATTGAAATCTTTAAAGATATTTACGGCCCGCTCAGTGAAGCGGAGACCGAGACGCTCATCGAGTTATTGAAACGCGTCGGTTATAACGCGGCAGGCAAATGA